Below is a window of Candidatus Bathyarchaeia archaeon DNA.
TTTATTTTAACAAAGCTGGGGTGAAAGGTAAGCCGTTAAGCATCTCAAAGCTTCTCTCCTAGGAGTTTTTTAATTGCGCATTTAATTATGCACTTTACTCGGTCTCATTTAAGGAGCAGCCTCCGATTAAATGGTAGGGTAAATTTTTAAATCTTCAAAAATTATTATGGCTCTAAACTTCTGGGGGACGCCGCGGTTGAGATTAATCTTAGTTACAGGTGTGAGTGTAGCCGAGGCGAAGGGCAAGGAGCACGGTAAACTCTCAAGAGAGTATAAGGATGGTGTGGCTCTCTGCGAGATGGATGAGCGTGATATGAAAGCTTTGGGAGTGGAACCAGGTCAGAATGTGAGGGTTACTTCCAAGTATGGATCGATCGTAGTAAAAGTCTCCAAGATGAAAGAGCCAAACCCAGGCATCATCTTCATCCCAACTGGGGCTTGGGCCAACCAGCTCATAGGGGCGGAAACCTACTGTAGTGGGATGCCTGACTTTAAGGGTGTTGAGGTTGAGGTTGAGGCAGCCCCAACAGAACCAGTTCTCGACCTTAGAGATCTGCTGAAAGCTACATATGGGAGGGGGTAAGTTGGAGACCCATAAAGATGTTGTATGCACATACTGTGGTTGCGTATGTGACGATCTTGAGATTCAAACTGAGAACCAGCAGATAATCGCCTCCAAGTATGCGTGCGCAATAGCCAACGAAAAGTTCCTCGTCTGCCGAAAGGAGAGAAACCTGAGCCCTCTCCTACGAGTCGGTGGAGATCTGGTCGAGGCCGAGCTGGATGATACTATAGAAAGGGCTGCTCACATTCTGGCCGCCGCCAAGTATCCTCTACTCTACGGTTGGAGTAACACTTCATGCGAGACGATAAAGGTTGGCTTGGAGCTTGCGGAGTTAGTTGGAGGTTTGATAGATAACACCTCTTCGGTATGTCATGGCCCCGGCATAGAGGCAGTTCAGGAAGTTGGAGAGGTCTCCGCTACGCTCGGTCAAGTAAAGCATAGGGCTGATCTTATAATCTATTGGGGATGTAACCCTGGCAGTGGCCACATTAGGCATATGAGTAGGTATACCTTGGCGCAGGGGCGTTTCAGATCTGGGCGCAAGGATAGGAAGGTGGTTGTAGTTGACGTTAGGAGTACGCCGACATCGAAGGTGGGGGATGAATTTGTTAAGATAGAGCCAGGTGGAGATTATGAGCTCCTCACCGCCCTAAGGATGGCCATACGGGATGAGGAGTTTGAAGTCGATAAGGTGGCAGGTGTTCCAGTCTCAAAGATCGAGGAGCTTGCGGATCTCATGGCTAATGCACAGTTCGGTGCTCTCTTCTTCGGGTTAGGCTTGACTATGTCGAAGGGTAAATCTGAGAATGTGACAGCAGCCATCTCCCTTGTGGATGATCTAAACTCTAGGACGAAGTTCATATTGATGCCTATGAGAGGTCATCACAACGTTACAGGCGCTAACAAGGTTTTCACATGGCAGACAGGTTACCCCTTCGCAGTTGACTTCAGCCACGGCTACCCTCGATATAACCCCGGGGAGACTTCCGTCGTTGACTCTCTGGCGCGGGGTGAGCCTGATGCTGCCCTCATCGTCGCCTCAGACCCTGTGGCAAACTTCCCCAAACCCGCTGTGGCAAATCTTTCCAAGATACCTATAATCGTAATTGATCCTTCCCTAACGGCCACCGCACTCTTGGCTGATGTAGTGATCCCAACAGCCTTCTTAGGGGTTGAGTGTGCTGGGACAATCTACAGGATGGACGGCGTTCCACTCTACACGAAGAAGATAGTTGAGCCGCCGCCAAACTGTCTACCTGACACATTAATCCTCCAGAAGTTATTGAAGCGGGTTAAAGAGTTGAAGGGGGTATAAGAAACTTGGAATACATCATTCGTGGCGGTATTGTCTACGATCCACTTAACGGCATAAATGGAGAGAAAATGGATATCGCCGTAAAGGGCGGTAAGATAGTTGAGAGCGTTAGTAGCGGCGCTAAGGTGATAGACGCCTCAGGGATGATTGTGCTGCCTGGGGGGGTGGATCTTCACTCTCACATCGCAGGATCTAAGGTTAATGCTGGACGAATCATGCGACCTGAAGACCACTACCGCGATGTTGTAGTGAAAGCCGGTCTCACCCGCTCGGGCGTGGGCTACTCTATACCGTCTGTGTTCACTACAGGTTATAGATATGCTGAGATGGGCTACACAACCGTCTTTGAGCCTGCCACTACTCCTCTGAAGACACGGCACACTCACGATGAGTTGGCTGATATTCCGATAATAGATAAAGGATGCTTCCCCCTATTTGGGAACAACTGGTTTGTTATGGAGTATCTGTCTAGGGGGGAGATTGATGAGGCTGCAGCCTATGTTGCCTGGACCCTTGAGGCGACTAAAGGTTACGCAATCAAAGTTGTGAACCCTGGCGGAGGCGAGCGTTGGGGTTGGGGAGGCAGTATCAAGAGCATAGATGACCCAGTCCCACACTTCAACATAACCCCTAGAGAGATA
It encodes the following:
- a CDS encoding molybdopterin dinucleotide binding domain-containing protein, yielding MALNFWGTPRLRLILVTGVSVAEAKGKEHGKLSREYKDGVALCEMDERDMKALGVEPGQNVRVTSKYGSIVVKVSKMKEPNPGIIFIPTGAWANQLIGAETYCSGMPDFKGVEVEVEAAPTEPVLDLRDLLKATYGRG
- a CDS encoding formylmethanofuran dehydrogenase subunit B; the encoded protein is METHKDVVCTYCGCVCDDLEIQTENQQIIASKYACAIANEKFLVCRKERNLSPLLRVGGDLVEAELDDTIERAAHILAAAKYPLLYGWSNTSCETIKVGLELAELVGGLIDNTSSVCHGPGIEAVQEVGEVSATLGQVKHRADLIIYWGCNPGSGHIRHMSRYTLAQGRFRSGRKDRKVVVVDVRSTPTSKVGDEFVKIEPGGDYELLTALRMAIRDEEFEVDKVAGVPVSKIEELADLMANAQFGALFFGLGLTMSKGKSENVTAAISLVDDLNSRTKFILMPMRGHHNVTGANKVFTWQTGYPFAVDFSHGYPRYNPGETSVVDSLARGEPDAALIVASDPVANFPKPAVANLSKIPIIVIDPSLTATALLADVVIPTAFLGVECAGTIYRMDGVPLYTKKIVEPPPNCLPDTLILQKLLKRVKELKGV